Proteins encoded by one window of Sulfurimonas crateris:
- a CDS encoding type II toxin-antitoxin system RelE/ParE family toxin, whose amino-acid sequence MKIIYKTAFERELIQIIDYIAQDKKSASLKFAYELEKSILSILDNPLKYKQSIYFNDENIRDMTYKGYTVIYEINFEKELIEIFKIFNRNKPL is encoded by the coding sequence ATGAAAATAATTTATAAAACAGCTTTTGAAAGAGAATTGATTCAAATCATAGATTATATAGCGCAAGATAAAAAAAGTGCTAGTCTTAAATTTGCTTATGAATTAGAAAAGTCAATTTTGTCGATTTTAGATAATCCGCTCAAATATAAACAATCTATTTATTTCAATGATGAAAATATTAGAGACATGACATATAAAGGCTATACGGTAATTTATGAAATTAACTTTGAAAAAGAGTTAATTGAAATTTTCAAAATTTTTAATAGGAACAAGCCTTTATAA
- a CDS encoding HepT-like ribonuclease domain-containing protein, whose amino-acid sequence MSKRDELLFLQDILDSVNAILEFTHGLNVDTFSNNRLVYSATIREFEVIGEATIHLCDETLSKYKKVPWRDLKDFRNLLIHEYFGVDSQIVWNTIQNDLPLLKEVVQEMIANN is encoded by the coding sequence ATGTCTAAAAGGGACGAGCTTCTTTTTCTGCAAGATATTTTAGACTCAGTAAATGCTATTTTAGAGTTCACACACGGCTTGAATGTTGATACATTTTCAAATAACAGACTTGTGTACAGTGCAACAATCAGAGAATTTGAGGTTATTGGTGAAGCCACCATCCATCTTTGTGATGAAACATTATCAAAGTACAAAAAAGTTCCATGGAGAGATTTAAAAGATTTTAGAAACCTTCTAATACATGAATATTTTGGAGTTGACAGCCAAATAGTTTGGAATACAATTCAAAATGACCTACCTCTTTTAAAAGAAGTTGTACAAGAGATGATAGCAAACAACTAG
- a CDS encoding nucleotidyltransferase family protein, protein MTKAFILDFLSQHKNEFFQKYGVTKIGLFGSYVRGDFKEESDIDIAIEMLNEKKSLSTFFALKRELEDAFKLKVDLGIESTLKPIAKKKILKEIIYV, encoded by the coding sequence ATGACAAAAGCGTTTATATTAGACTTCTTATCACAGCATAAAAATGAATTCTTTCAAAAATACGGTGTTACTAAGATAGGTCTATTTGGAAGTTACGTACGCGGTGACTTTAAAGAAGAGAGCGACATAGATATTGCCATAGAGATGTTAAACGAAAAAAAGAGTTTAAGTACCTTTTTTGCACTCAAAAGAGAACTTGAAGATGCCTTCAAACTCAAAGTAGACCTTGGCATAGAGAGTACATTAAAACCAATAGCAAAAAAGAAAATCTTAAAAGAGATCATTTATGTCTAA
- a CDS encoding response regulator transcription factor, which yields MGQSLYKKCKHLSILFVEDYIPLQEKISSVLCDYFGYVQTASNGEEGLREYEKFQEKNKKNFDIVMTDYQMPKLTGIELIKAIKQHNKEQIFIVISAHQNTEYLIEYINLGISYFVPKPIGPENMLAVLENVSNVFKSNESVRLNSALVWNKSQKALFYNNELLTLAKYDLLLFEVLLENIGFICSIDKILNHFYLYNEDIKQENIRNMVVRLRKKIPDINIKSLYGIGYLLSVD from the coding sequence ATGGGGCAGTCACTGTATAAAAAATGTAAACATTTAAGTATCCTTTTTGTTGAAGATTATATTCCTCTTCAAGAAAAAATCTCATCGGTTCTTTGTGATTATTTTGGCTATGTTCAAACAGCTTCAAATGGCGAAGAAGGCTTAAGAGAATATGAGAAATTCCAAGAGAAAAATAAAAAAAATTTTGATATTGTGATGACAGATTATCAGATGCCAAAGCTCACAGGCATTGAGTTAATAAAAGCAATAAAACAACATAATAAAGAGCAGATCTTTATTGTTATATCCGCTCATCAAAACACTGAATATCTTATAGAGTATATAAATCTAGGTATCTCATATTTTGTACCAAAACCGATAGGTCCTGAAAATATGTTGGCAGTCTTAGAGAATGTCAGTAATGTTTTTAAAAGTAATGAATCAGTTCGATTAAACAGCGCATTGGTATGGAATAAGAGTCAAAAAGCTCTTTTTTACAATAATGAACTACTGACCCTGGCTAAATATGATTTACTACTGTTTGAAGTGCTCTTGGAAAATATTGGATTTATCTGCTCAATCGATAAGATACTCAACCATTTTTATCTCTACAATGAAGATATTAAACAGGAGAATATACGAAATATGGTTGTTCGCCTGCGAAAAAAGATTCCAGATATTAACATAAAGAGTTTATACGGGATCGGCTACTTACTAAGTGTAGATTAA